From the genome of Uranotaenia lowii strain MFRU-FL chromosome 1, ASM2978415v1, whole genome shotgun sequence, one region includes:
- the LOC129758564 gene encoding uncharacterized protein LOC129758564: MASKAEKKLAADLLTRRRACAERDVVEKFVADFTYERDCCQVAVRLEALNKCNELFLNVQNDIEMGDSEERFETHLEFRADFEDRFCRAKGFLLSKLESREHPLSSTIIHASASHSMSSSFHHRLPKIDLPKFSGDESRWISFRDNFLSMIHCNEDIPIVNKLQYLLQSLEGEARKPFESVDIQADNYSSTWDALKKRYDNKRFLRKELFRGLYNLPPIQYESAQDLNTLVDDFQRHVKALGKLGEPIEHWDTPLIFILSNKLDSATIRAWEQDTRQKDEVKYDELIEFLIHQVRMLKSVDSDLQHRSSVPTAFKVAGQITKKPVPIRSVVNTATSETQSSTSPCHCCLRTHPLHQCPAFSNLSSSQRREFVTQHSLCWNCFRANHRATSCKSKFLCRICQAKHHTMLHDHQISHLEQLSTEEPHPVQANPGPSRLLSPPTVNLSVHSDSTVLLETVSLLVVDRYGRKIQARALLDSAAMSNFITKKLANELATRQSPVDIAVAGIGESVKRIKHKLAAKIISRNSDFSTTLDFLVMKKPTSHLPTSPIDTTAWKMPKVPLADPQFHVPATIDIIIGGECYHEFYTGVRHSLGDNSPFLVDTLFGWTVSGKVDSSSTTAPRACFLSTVDQTRETIPGEFRPMETADGSLRTEAEPSTTQIHEKGSVARHSRPNNPKTTLGDSNTKATQRNSTRNAHHKIPGSHAQPGKRHRIDSVDDKPHCYLPHHPVLKEASKTTNERVVFDASCEPNSRYALNDTLLVGSVAQHSQLSNTPSSAAKVNDKGEDAACESCCYFVPLAKQPSVTCLGLCAPVLPTEFRIPKPPRHRWRTIAANRLTAIQKDTDGLSRRRVPEVHITASELSRYLHSSNFPENPAWQSSLLENWPCSATSRPLDRSTRLHQGRDGVIQSAKRDCHLIHRQQSTGQRDNPRQLVQSYKDR, encoded by the coding sequence ATGGCTAGCAAGGCGGAGAAAAAGTTAGCAGCGGACCTTCTGACGAGACGACGAGCGTGTGCTGAACGAGATGTGGTGGAGAAGTTCGTAGCGGATTTCACCTATGAACGGGATTGTTGCCAGGTTGCGGTACGTTTGGAGGCGCTCAACAAGTGCAACGAACTCTTCTTGAACGTGCAGAACGACATCGAGATGGGTGACAGCGAAGAACGGTTTGAAACACACCTGGAATTCCGTGCTGATTTTGAGGATCGATTCTGCAGGGCGAAGGGTTTTTTGCTGTCCAAACTGGAGAGTAGGGAGCATCCGTTGAGTTCGACGATCATCCACGCATCGGCTTCTCATAGCATGTCTTCCAGCTTTCATCATCGTCTGCCAAAAATCGATTTGCCGAAGTTTAGTGGAGATGAATCGCGCTGGATCTCATTCCGTGATAACTTTCTCTCGATGATCCACTGCAACGAGGACATACCGATCGTCAACAAGCTGCAGTATCTGTTGCAGTCGTTGGAAGGAGAGGCAAGAAAACCGTTCGAGTCTGTGGATATCCAAGCCGATAATTATTCGTCGACGTGGGACGCGCTTAAGAAGCGTTACGATAACAAGCGATTCCTCAGAAAGGAGCTGTTTCGAGGCCTGTACAACCTTCCACCGATCCAGTATGAGTCAGCCCAAGACCTCAACACACTGGTTGATGATTTCCAGCGACACGTTAAGGCTCTGGGGAAGTTAGGCGAACCGATCGAGCATTGGGACACTCCGCTCATCTTCATCCTGTCAAACAAGTTGGATTCGGCGACGATTCGTGCATGGGAGCAAGATACTCGACAGAAGGACGAGGTGAAATACGACGAGCTCATCGAGTTTCTCATCCACCAGGTCCGGATGTTGAAATCCGTGGACAGCGATCTCCAGCATCGTTCCTCAGTGCCCACCGCTTTCAAGGTGGCCGGACAAATCACGAAGAAACCAGTTCCCATCCGATCTGTCGTGAACACAGCTACGTCCGAAACTCAATCCAGTACTTCGCCATGCCACTGTTGTTTGAGAACACATCCGCTTCACCAATGTCCAGCATTTTCGAACCTATCAAGCTCCCAACGGCGAGAGTTTGTGACACAGCACAGTCTTTGCTGGAATTGCTTTCGCGCAAACCACCGGGCAACATCCTGCAAATCTAAGTTTCTGTGCAGGATTTGTCAAGCAAAACACCACACCATGTTGCACGACCACCAAATATCACATCTAGAGCAACTCTCTACTGAGGAACCACATCCCGTACAAGCGAATCCAGGCCCCAGTAGATTGCTTAGCCCCCCAACAGTAAATCTTTCCGTGCATTCTGATTCAACCGTTCTCTTGGAGACAGTCTCGCTGTTAGTAGTCGACCGATACGGCAGAAAGATCCAAGCACGAGCTCTACTTGATTCTGCAGCGATGTCAAATTTCATCACCAAGAAGCTGGCGAACGAGCTCGCCACCCGTCAAAGTCCCGTGGACATCGCAGTTGCCGGAATTGGAGAGTCAGTCAAGCGTATCAAGCACAAGTTAGCTGCCAAGATCATATCCAGGAACAGCGACTTCTCCACCACACTCGATTTCCTCGTCATGAAGAAGCCAACCTCCCATCTTCCCACATCCCCGATCGATACAACTGCCTGGAAAATGCCAAAGGTTCCATTGGCGGATCCTCAGTTCCACGTTCCAGCAACAATCGACATAATCATCGGTGGAGAATGTTACCACGAGTTCTACACAGGCGTACGCCACTCTCTTGGTGATAATTCTCCGTTTTTGGTGGACACCCTCTTTGGCTGGACAGTTTCTGGCAAAGTGGATTCCAGCTCCACCACCGCACCGCGAGCGTGCTTCCTCTCCACCGTTGATCAAACCCGAGAAACGATCCCTGGGGAGTTCCGGCCAATGGAAACCGCCGATGGGAGCCTGAGAACGGAAGCTGAACCCTCCACCACTCAAATCCACGAAAAAGGATCCGTCGCCCGCCATTCCCGGCCCAATAATCCTAAAACCACCCTTGGAGATTCGAACACGAAGGCCACACAACGTAACTCCACCAGAAATGCACACCACAAAATCCCTGGAAGTCACGCTCAGCCCGGAAAAAGGCACCGCATCGATTCTGTTGACGACAAACCACACTGCTATCTGCCACATCACCCGGTGCTCAAGGAAGCCAGCAAAACCACCAATGAACGCGTGGTATTCGACGCATCCTGTGAGCCCAATTCAAGATACGCGCTCAACGATACGCTGCTCGTCGGTTCCGTCGCTCAACACAGTCAGCTGTCCAACACGCCTTCAAGCGCCGCTAAGGTCAACGACAAAGGAGAAGACGCTGCCTGTGAATCCTGCTGCTACTTTGTCCCTTTAGCCAAGCAGCCGTCAGTTACCTGTCTGGGGTTATGCGCACCTGTCCTGCCAACGGAATTCCGCATACCAAAGCCGCCACGACATCGTTGGAGAACTATTGCTGCTAATCGGTTAACTGCTATCCAGAAGGATACTGATGGGCTCAGTAGGAGACGCGTTCCGGAAGTGCACATCACAGCTAGTGAACTGTCCAGGTATCTACATTCCTCCAACTTCCCCGAAAACCCTGCATGGCAATCGTCGTTATTGGAAAACTGGCCCTGTTCCGCCACCTCACGGCCACTCGATCGCTCTACAAGACTTCATCAAGGTCGAGATGGAGTCATTCAGTCAGCCAAGCGAGATTGTCATCTTATTCACCGCCAGCAGTCAACAGGTCAACGTGACAACCCCCGACAACTAGTACAAAGCTACAAagaccggtag